A stretch of Anaerobiospirillum thomasii DNA encodes these proteins:
- the menB gene encoding 1,4-dihydroxy-2-naphthoyl-CoA synthase → MSRKWESIKEYSDILFEYFEGIGKITINRERYRNAFTPTTVMQLIDAFNICRERGDIRVVVLTGAGDKAFCSGGDMHVKGDGGYIDSNGVPRLNILDVQKQIRSIPKPVIAMVNGYAIGGGHVLQVVCDLSIASDNAIFGQTGPKVGSFDAGFGSSYLARVVGQKKAREIWYLCRQYTAAQALEMGLVNTVVPFDRLEDEVVSWAKTIMEHSPLAIRMIKAGLNAELDGQAGIQELAGDATMLYYMTEEAKEGGRAFLEKRKPNFNKDPRCP, encoded by the coding sequence ATGAGCAGAAAGTGGGAAAGTATAAAAGAGTATTCAGATATTCTCTTTGAGTATTTTGAGGGTATTGGCAAAATCACCATCAATCGTGAGCGCTATCGCAATGCCTTTACACCAACTACTGTAATGCAGCTTATTGATGCCTTCAATATCTGCCGTGAGCGTGGCGATATACGCGTTGTAGTGCTCACAGGTGCAGGCGACAAAGCCTTCTGCTCAGGCGGCGATATGCATGTCAAAGGCGATGGTGGCTATATTGATTCAAATGGCGTACCACGTCTTAATATTCTTGATGTGCAAAAGCAGATAAGATCCATTCCCAAACCTGTTATTGCCATGGTCAACGGCTATGCCATAGGCGGCGGTCACGTACTGCAGGTAGTATGCGATCTCTCCATTGCCTCTGACAATGCCATCTTCGGTCAGACCGGCCCTAAGGTAGGCTCATTTGATGCAGGCTTTGGCTCATCCTATCTGGCCCGCGTTGTAGGTCAGAAAAAGGCCCGTGAAATATGGTATCTGTGCCGTCAGTACACAGCAGCTCAGGCTCTTGAGATGGGTCTTGTCAATACTGTGGTGCCTTTTGACAGACTTGAGGATGAGGTTGTTTCCTGGGCTAAAACCATTATGGAGCACAGTCCTCTGGCCATACGTATGATTAAGGCAGGTCTTAATGCCGAGCTTGACGGTCAGGCAGGTATTCAGGAGCTGGCCGGTGATGCCACTATGCTGTACTATATGACAGAAGAGGCCAAAGAAGGCGGCAGAGCCTTTTTAGAAAAGAGAAAGCCTAATTTCAACAAAGATCCAAGATGTCCATAA
- the menD gene encoding 2-succinyl-5-enolpyruvyl-6-hydroxy-3-cyclohexene-1-carboxylic-acid synthase: MYTNKKNVLELVSLLHAHHIEHIVLCPGSRNVPIVKSIAKSKLFKCYSITDERSAAFFAMGLILETKKPCALCITSGSALLNTAPAISEAFYQKLPLLVISADRQKSFIGQMDGQTINQERIFPDITKKQVSLPEIHDNDSHWLCNRLINEALLALSLDDTGPVHINVPISDPFFKEDVPNLPCVRTIRYTDFEHLHKLMHEHKKIMVIAGQNQHVLKLNGNTDNFVFIKEHLSNIHNVRGIDNIELLLASLSDEQKESIKPTLVISIGGHILSKKLKIFLRSCSFLHVNIMPGDEIADVFCSLAYHINATVDKALSFVLGQNATLKANKDYVDNFYALSEKITPPALPFCHIQAIGSVIASLSDGSSLHLSNSSSVRYAQLFGIDRDVSIQGNRGVNGIEGSLSTAIGASCATSSLSYIIIGDLSFFYDMNALFNMHVPRNVRIVLINNAGGEIFAALPGLSLNDESSRYIVAPHQFSAKGWAQSAGLVYLEAHNTEDLTASVAALKEGSERAMLLEVFTDNGQDIELLKQYYTDVKHKFEE; encoded by the coding sequence ATGTATACCAATAAGAAAAATGTTCTGGAGCTAGTCTCCTTGCTGCATGCTCACCATATTGAGCATATTGTGCTCTGCCCGGGCTCGCGCAATGTACCTATTGTCAAAAGCATTGCCAAAAGCAAGCTGTTTAAATGCTATTCAATAACAGATGAAAGGTCAGCTGCCTTTTTTGCCATGGGCCTTATTCTTGAGACTAAAAAGCCATGCGCCCTGTGTATTACATCAGGTTCAGCTCTTTTAAATACAGCACCTGCCATCTCAGAGGCTTTCTATCAGAAACTGCCGCTGCTTGTCATATCAGCAGACAGGCAGAAAAGCTTTATAGGACAGATGGATGGTCAGACTATAAATCAGGAGAGAATCTTTCCTGATATTACCAAAAAGCAGGTGTCTTTACCTGAAATTCATGATAACGATTCACACTGGCTGTGCAACCGTCTTATCAATGAGGCTCTTTTAGCTCTAAGCCTTGATGACACAGGTCCTGTGCATATCAATGTGCCAATCTCAGATCCTTTTTTCAAAGAGGATGTGCCTAATCTGCCATGCGTTCGTACCATACGCTATACTGACTTTGAACATCTGCACAAACTTATGCATGAGCACAAAAAGATTATGGTCATAGCAGGTCAGAATCAGCATGTTTTAAAGTTAAATGGCAATACAGACAACTTTGTCTTTATCAAAGAGCATCTTAGCAATATACATAATGTCAGAGGCATAGATAATATTGAGCTTTTACTTGCATCATTGAGCGATGAGCAAAAAGAGAGTATCAAACCTACTCTTGTTATAAGCATTGGCGGGCATATATTGTCCAAAAAGCTCAAGATCTTTTTGCGCTCCTGCTCCTTTTTGCATGTAAATATTATGCCAGGAGATGAGATTGCAGATGTGTTCTGCTCTCTTGCCTATCATATCAATGCCACAGTGGATAAGGCTCTATCCTTTGTACTTGGGCAAAATGCCACACTCAAAGCCAATAAGGATTATGTAGATAATTTCTATGCTCTGTCAGAGAAAATTACGCCGCCTGCTCTGCCTTTTTGTCATATACAGGCAATAGGCTCTGTCATAGCATCCTTGAGTGATGGCAGTTCTTTGCACCTGTCAAACAGCTCAAGTGTGCGCTATGCCCAGCTCTTTGGCATTGACAGGGATGTAAGTATTCAGGGTAACCGTGGCGTCAACGGCATTGAAGGCTCACTCTCTACAGCCATAGGCGCCTCATGTGCCACATCATCTTTAAGCTATATCATAATAGGCGATTTAAGCTTCTTTTATGATATGAATGCCCTGTTTAATATGCATGTGCCACGCAATGTACGTATAGTGCTTATAAACAATGCAGGCGGCGAGATCTTCGCTGCCCTGCCAGGTCTGTCTCTTAATGATGAGAGCTCACGCTATATTGTAGCTCCCCATCAGTTCAGCGCTAAAGGCTGGGCTCAAAGTGCAGGTCTTGTGTATCTTGAGGCGCACAATACAGAGGATCTTACAGCCTCAGTTGCAGCTTTAAAAGAAGGCAGTGAAAGAGCCATGTTGCTTGAGGTATTTACCGACAATGGGCAGGATATAGAGTTACTGAAACAATATTACACAGATGTAAAACATAAATTTGAGGAATAA